One genomic region from Rosa rugosa chromosome 1, drRosRugo1.1, whole genome shotgun sequence encodes:
- the LOC133709511 gene encoding probable disease resistance protein At5g66900, whose product MSHDTVELDGVFSTTLNNIKLSEVEVLVLNFSTDIYALPKFVAKMENLKVLIVTNHGSVPAKFSNFQLLDSLPNLKIIRLERISIPSIAKNPVNVKSLKKISLFMCSIGQVFSNSSFRISYAFPNLEELNIDYCSDLVELSVDLCDLIELRKLSITHCHNLSALPDEIGKLIKLEVLRLKSCTDLKTFPASITDLEKLNFLDISDCFSIKELPDNIGQISTLEKINMRQCSRVQDLPLSVMDLKKLKEVICDEEKEES is encoded by the coding sequence ATGGAGTGTTCTCAACAACTTTGAACAACATTAAACTATCAGAGGTTGAGGTTCTAGTTTTAAACTTCAGCACAGACATCTATGCTTTACCTAAATTTGTGGCGAAAATGGAAAACTTGAAGGTTCTAATAGTTACAAATCATGGTTCCGTACCAGCCAAATTTAGTAATTTTCAACTACTGGATTCTTTACCAAATCTGAAGATAATCAGACTAGAGCGAATTTCAATTCCTTCCATAGCCAAGAATCCTGTAAACGTGAAGAGTCTAAAGAAGATATCCTTATTCATGTGTAGCATTGGTCAAGTTTTCAGCAACTCTTCCTTCCGAATTTCGTATGCATTTCCAAATCTAGAGGAATTGAACATTGACTATTGCAGTGACTTGGTGGAATTGTCTGTTGATCTCTGTGATCTGATTGAGCTAAGGAAGCTCAGTATCACCCACTGTCATAACCTATCTGCCTTGCCTGATGAGATTGGGAAGCTGATCAAATTGGAAGTCTTGAGGCTAAAGTCTTGTACTGACTTAAAAACATTTCCGGCCTCAATTACGGACCTTGAAAAGTTAAACTTTCTCGACATATCTGATTGTTTCAGCATTAAGGAGTTGCCTGACAACATTGGTCAAATAAGCACTTTAGAAAAGATCAATATGAGACAGTGCTCTAGAGTGCAAGATCTACCTCTATCAGTTATGGATCTTAAGAAACTGAAGGAGGTGATATGTGATGAGGAGAAAGAAGAATCATAG
- the LOC133709763 gene encoding probable disease resistance protein At5g66910, producing the protein MPVQGTIGGSSSGTTSNNTVITGMRARVSTSCPSLVFRTPVPGPVGEPSLGALFPKKKWHMVVRDLQETAGTPERLTGKRRGRDDGLIISPKKLKLSFAVGKRNLILDSENLGLDPVLQVENTSGSMKRKRGCPISMGCTPTKNNTETEGDSIIDSETEVLLRLQTSLDALDEKKAFIKECFLDLGSFPQDQRIPAAALIDMWTELYEDLDKDFLAITNVYELTTRSLADLVVTRKETVEDDDYYSEHFVTQHDLLRQLAVYQAKLDPSKKRLIIGNRGDNLPKCLTEQKHQPIKPRLLSISSDETFSTNLHNIQLADVEVLVLNFNTKSYALPEFVEKMVNLKVLRVTNHGFIPAELISVKLSVIAPFKFQMHCQI; encoded by the exons ATGCCGGTGCAGGGGACTATAGGTGGGTCATCTTCTGGCACAACAAGCAACAACACGGTCATTACTGGTATGCGGGCTAGGGTTTCTACTTCGTGCCCGTCGTTGGTGTTTCGGACTCCAGTCCCTGGTCCGGTCGGTGAGCCCTCGTTAGGTGCCTTGTTTCCAAAGAAAAAATGGCATATGGTGGTGCGTGACCTCCAAGAAACAGCTGGAACTCCGGAGCGACTTACTGGCAAACGTCGAGGTCGGGATGATGGCTTGATTATATCCCCTAAGAAGCTGAAATTGAGTTTTGCTGTGGGAAAGAGAAACCTCATTTTGGATTCTGAAAATCTTGGTTTGGACCCGGTATTGCAGGTAGAGAATACTTCTGGTAGtatgaagagaaagagagggtgcCCTATTAGCA TGGGCTGCACTCCCACCAAAAACAATACCGAGACTGAAGGTGATTCTATTATTGATTCTGAGACTGAAGTGCTTCTCCGCCTTCAAACCAGCTTAGATGCTTTGGATGAAAAAAAAGCTTTCATCAAAGAATGTTTTTTAGACCTTGGTTCATTTCCCCAAGACCAAAGAATTCCCGCAGCTGCTCTGATTGATATGTGGACAGAGTTATATGAAGATCTCGATAAAGATTTTCTGGCCATTACAAACGTGTATGAGCTTACCACCCGAAGTTTGGCTGATCTTGTAGTCACAAG GAAGGAGACAGTGGAGGATGATGACTACTACAGTGAACACTTTGTCACCCAACATGATTTGCTCAGACAGCTCGCTGTCTACCAAGCGAAACTAGACCCAAGTAAAAAACGACTGATCATAGGCAACCGTGGAGACAATCTACCTAAGTGCTTGACTGAACAGAAGCATCAACCAATTAAACCTCGCCTGTTATCCATCTCCTCTG ATGAAACGTTCTCGACAAACTTACACAACATTCAACTAGCTGATGTTGAGGTTCTAGTTTTGAATTTCAACACAAAGAGTTATGCTTTACCTGAATTTGTGGAGAAAATGGTTAATCTGAAGGTTCTAAGAGTCACAAATCATGGTTTCATACCTGCTGAATTGA TATCGGTGAAGCTTTCAGTAATTGCtcctttcaaatttcaaatgcaTTGCCAAATTTAG